Proteins found in one uncultured Desulfuromonas sp. genomic segment:
- a CDS encoding APC family permease, with protein MELKKYLENGVVGFPTALASTVGLIMASPVILTVTTGFSLGGATFVIAVLIALVMLLCQSMTFSEAAAILPTSGSVYDYISCGLGRFFGITGTITAYVLVHAFAGTAETILSGIMATVNFDALHSTLEETGTAWMVGVGLVIIFALLNMIGITCFSRAEIILTFGMFTTLLIFGLTGLFQAPQVELDGFFGSSQVGTDLNAVLSFIGMAMFMFVGAEFVTPLAPELKNSARNIPKAMFVGLSAVCTCMLIYGTALSRQVVNIALDPEGTIHLLETPNAIPVFADQVMGPFGKVWIGIGFLFAGAATINTLMAGLPRILYGMAVDGALPKCFAYLHPRFKSPIFGILFAALIPCGHAWYLKGDLDQILHLILAAVCSWGVAYLLVTLSVVMLRIRRPDLPRAYRSPLFPIPQIISSVGIIIAIWYIAPPGMDSMDVYVPFGAMLGLTALYALIWTVFVQKVNPFKPVSVELLLEEEFSRAGIHIVDLEDTDDRDFDNACEAA; from the coding sequence ATGGAACTTAAAAAGTATCTAGAAAACGGTGTCGTGGGTTTTCCTACGGCATTGGCCAGTACGGTTGGTCTGATTATGGCCAGTCCGGTTATCCTTACCGTAACCACCGGTTTCAGTCTTGGTGGTGCAACCTTTGTGATTGCTGTTCTTATCGCCCTGGTCATGTTGCTCTGTCAATCAATGACCTTCTCTGAAGCTGCGGCCATATTGCCGACATCGGGTTCTGTTTACGATTATATCTCGTGCGGATTGGGGCGTTTCTTTGGCATTACCGGCACGATTACCGCCTATGTTCTGGTGCACGCCTTTGCCGGAACCGCGGAAACGATCCTCAGTGGTATCATGGCCACTGTAAACTTCGACGCTCTCCACAGTACGCTGGAAGAGACCGGAACGGCCTGGATGGTCGGAGTCGGTCTGGTCATTATCTTTGCTCTGCTCAATATGATTGGGATTACCTGCTTCAGCAGGGCTGAAATCATTCTGACCTTCGGCATGTTTACGACTCTGCTTATATTTGGTCTGACTGGTTTATTTCAGGCTCCTCAGGTTGAACTCGACGGTTTCTTCGGAAGCTCTCAGGTCGGCACGGATCTGAACGCCGTACTGTCTTTTATTGGTATGGCCATGTTTATGTTTGTCGGGGCCGAGTTTGTCACGCCCTTAGCTCCTGAGTTAAAAAATTCAGCGCGTAATATCCCTAAAGCCATGTTTGTTGGTTTGTCCGCCGTGTGTACCTGCATGCTTATTTATGGGACAGCACTGAGTCGGCAAGTCGTAAACATCGCTCTTGATCCAGAAGGAACGATTCACCTGCTGGAAACTCCCAATGCGATTCCGGTCTTTGCCGATCAGGTGATGGGGCCTTTCGGTAAGGTCTGGATCGGAATCGGATTTCTGTTTGCCGGTGCCGCAACCATCAATACCCTGATGGCCGGGCTGCCACGGATTCTTTACGGAATGGCTGTTGATGGGGCCCTGCCGAAATGTTTTGCTTATCTCCACCCACGTTTTAAATCTCCTATTTTCGGTATCCTGTTTGCGGCTCTGATTCCGTGTGGTCACGCGTGGTATCTGAAGGGGGATCTCGATCAGATTCTGCATTTGATTCTGGCCGCAGTCTGTTCTTGGGGCGTGGCCTATTTGCTGGTGACCTTGTCGGTGGTCATGCTGCGCATCAGGCGACCGGATCTGCCGAGAGCTTACCGTTCCCCTTTGTTTCCGATTCCTCAGATTATCTCTTCTGTCGGTATTATTATCGCCATCTGGTATATCGCTCCTCCGGGAATGGATTCGATGGATGTCTATGTTCCCTTCGGCGCCATGCTCGGCTTGACTGCTTTGTACGCGCTGATTTGGACTGTGTTTGTCCAGAAGGTTAATCCCTTCAAGCCGGTTTCTGTTGAGTTGTTGCTCGAAGAAGAATTCAGCAGAGCCGGCATCCATATTGTCGATTTGGAAGATACTGATGATCGCGATTTCGATAATGCCTGTGAAGCTGCTTAA
- a CDS encoding helix-turn-helix transcriptional regulator encodes MSNVINYRPAQPFFELTTENYESRLASARQQLAQYYSFVISPDAKESVVAVPDGSIDILFHCSSSKPQALVCGSVKKGKRVEFAKGNLYFGARFYPGKANLLLNCPLDQFTEKEITLSDVQKKADGLAEKICSAGSFEERVQLFEQFHCKMEKQLSSPALVNYILKKINECNGDIRIQELAEETGYSTRYINSSFKKHVGIAPKLFLRIVRFQRCFNNLRSQAHHLNFADLALEAGYYDQAHFINEFKEFSLYTPAQAHNVAQYQ; translated from the coding sequence ATGAGCAATGTGATAAACTATCGACCCGCACAGCCTTTTTTCGAACTGACAACAGAAAATTACGAATCACGGCTGGCTTCAGCCCGGCAGCAGCTTGCCCAGTATTACAGTTTTGTCATCTCTCCCGATGCCAAAGAATCTGTTGTAGCTGTTCCTGACGGCAGTATTGACATCCTCTTCCATTGCTCTTCCTCAAAGCCTCAGGCCTTGGTCTGCGGCTCGGTCAAGAAAGGCAAGAGGGTTGAATTTGCAAAAGGCAACCTCTATTTCGGGGCACGCTTTTATCCCGGAAAGGCGAACCTGCTATTGAATTGTCCGTTGGATCAATTCACCGAAAAAGAAATTACCCTGAGTGATGTCCAGAAAAAAGCCGATGGTCTGGCAGAAAAGATTTGCTCTGCGGGCTCCTTCGAAGAAAGAGTGCAACTGTTTGAACAGTTCCACTGCAAAATGGAAAAACAACTTTCTTCTCCGGCGTTGGTTAATTATATTTTGAAAAAAATCAATGAATGCAATGGAGATATCCGTATTCAGGAACTTGCAGAGGAAACGGGCTATTCAACACGCTACATCAACAGCAGTTTCAAAAAACATGTCGGTATTGCACCGAAACTCTTTTTACGCATCGTCCGCTTTCAACGCTGTTTCAACAACCTTCGCTCACAGGCACATCATCTAAACTTTGCGGATCTGGCCTTAGAAGCGGGTTATTACGATCAGGCCCATTTCATCAATGAGTTCAAGGAGTTTTCCCTTTACACTCCAGCACAGGCTCATAATGTAGCGCAGTA